In Victivallis sp. Marseille-Q1083, the genomic stretch GACAAGCCGGGTTACTTGATGTCCTCGTCTCCGGGCAGGATGACGCCGGGATGCTTCTTCAAGCATGCCGCGCTGTTCACATCGAGACCGAAGGCTTTGAAGATCAGCGCCGCCATCTCCAGGTGGCCGAGCGCCCCCGGATGGATTGTTTCCCCGAGCCAGCTGTGCAGCACCTCCGGGTCGGATGCGTGTTTTTGCCAGAATTTGAAATGGTCGATCAGGATGACATCGTTGTCGGCCGCCGCCTGGCGTATCACCTCCATATAGGCGGGCAACTGCTCGTAGCGGAGGATATAGCCCTGATAATAGCCGTCCAGCGGTTCACCGTCCGGCGAGACGTAATATTCGATCGTGTTGCTGGTCTGCAGAATCGGAATGGCGTCGTCGGTTCGCACCCGCTTCACCAGTTCGTCCAGGTTGGCCCGGAACGCGTCCGGCGAAACGCCGCTCGGAATATCGTTGGAGCCGATCATGAGAAACACCACGTCCGGCCGCCGGTCGCGGACCATCGTGTCGTAATTGGCGAGCAAATCCTCCGAACG encodes the following:
- a CDS encoding SGNH/GDSL hydrolase family protein, which encodes MFNTKWKSLTVLLLGLWLLPLMARGGAAEDLAVIQQRLKEGRNSRCTWVFYGDSITHGALHTHGWRAYPEIFQEMFTWELRHYGDIVINAARSGWRSEDLLANYDTMVRDRRPDVVFLMIGSNDIPSGVSPDAFRANLDELVKRVRTDDAIPILQTSNTIEYYVSPDGEPLDGYYQGYILRYEQLPAYMEVIRQAAADNDVILIDHFKFWQKHASDPEVLHSWLGETIHPGALGHLEMAALIFKAFGLDVNSAACLKKHPGVILPGDEDIK